A stretch of DNA from Montipora capricornis isolate CH-2021 chromosome 1, ASM3666992v2, whole genome shotgun sequence:
TTCTTTACTTTCTAAATCACATCTTAGAAGTGGTTAATTTTGCGGAAAGGTAACCTCGCGCTTTTCAGTATAGTTTTTTTTACAGAGCCATCGAAACAAATACAGAAATCGCTACAACGAGAAGGCGTGGTGACCATGCAATGAGGCTCTGCTGACCAGCTCTCGCGCTTCGGTCGTCTTTATACGTTTTCTGAACGATTTTCATGGTGCCGTTGTGTGGACGTGGCTCTATTCCTAGAAGATCGCACATCATTGGATAAAGATCAAGAATGGAAAACGGTTCTATCTCGTAGCCGACTTTGAAGGCGGGGCCTTGGGCGAATAAGATGGAATACGTTTTTGCCTTCTGAGGAGGCCAACCATGAGTTCCTCGAACCCATTCTCCTGGAGGAACTGTGGCATTTGACGTGGTCACAGTCCACCCAACATCTGGTTCGACAAAGATGGGCGGAATTCTTCTGTTGTGTTTCCAGTGATACTCTTGTGGTATCTCCGCTTTCTTGTAAACTTGTAGGTGCTTATGTGATTTCGGCATGGTCAAGTTCGTGTATATCTCGTCTAACTTTCCCTCATTTGGCCATATCTGTCCTATAGGCCCACTTTCGATGAGTCGGTATGTAGAGGGGTCAATGTACTTGTCTAAGAGAACAACTCGATCGGAGGAGATGTTCACCATGCTGTGATCGCTCACAAAAATCAAGTTCACTTTATCAATGAATTTCTCCCTTTCAAGTTGATCCAAAAGATATCCCACAGCATCTTTATCGACTTTTTCAATAGAATCCTTGTAAGCTTTTGAAAGAGCGCCATCGGAGTGTCCCTTCCAATCAGGAGCATCAATATACAGAGCTACAAAACGTGGAGGATCTTTAGACTTGAGCCAGCTGATGACCCTGTCTACGCGGCGGGGATACGATTCGTTATCGTTGAAAAAGTCGGGGTAGCAGTGATCATAAGGTGGGTATGAACTTCGTGTCGTGTTTCGCAAGTTTGACAGCTTTTTCGGGTCTACAGCGCTGCAATTCAGTTTGCAAACTGGTTTGCGGTAAAAGCTAGGCTTTTCGCTGTAGCCACCGAAGCCGGGCCAAAAGTACACCCCACTGCgacctttgtttgtttttgagcGTTGCAAGGTAAGCCATATTGGTTCCGAATCGTTGTAGAATTTAGGATCGAACGTTGTGCAGTCGTACTCGAGGATGAACGTCTCTTCATAAACCGGATCCCAAAAGCGATTGGAAACAATTCCGTGGCTTTCAGGGTACAGGCCAGTCAAAAAGGATTGATGAGTAGGCCACGTTTTGCTTGGAACAACAGTCCTCAAATACTTTGCCTTTACTCCGTTTTTCGCGACGTTGTCGAGGTTTGGAGTTTCTGCAAAAGTACCGCCGATCAAGTTCCATGGCATTCCATCCATAGATACAAGAATCACGGTCTGTGGCTCCTTAATTCCTCTGGAAGCGGGAATAAGCGAGAATAAGAACGAACATAAGGTATACGCGGTAGTGCTGTGCATCTTGTGCAGGgtaaagtacatcaaaatgaGACAGCCAAACTGCTATTAACGTCTCAAGATCTCCTTTGAAATTATGCTAGATATGAAGATGTCTAATCTCCATAGATGGTAAACGGTTGTATCATCTTTCATACATTAGCTGTCACTAGTACTTCTTACGAGAATAAAAAATGTGATCTTCTGTAATTGTTACGAAGATATACTCCCTCCAACAGGAAAAAATCGCAACTGCTATTCAAGAACTTTGGCGTGATGGAAGTTTGTTTGTAAAAGTTTTCTCAGTTAGTTGCTGGTTGTTGACACCTTTTGGTTGTTAATGTTTGTATCTCAGTTAGTGCCAGATGCTAATGATTTAATGTGAAAATCTCTAAAACTATTTCAATCCATTATTTAGCTTTGCATACTATTTTGATCAACCGTCTTGTTATCGTCGTTGTTTTCTCCGGTGTGCTTTTGCTGGTCTGAAACGAAAAGTCAAGACAACAAAGCTTAAAAATCACTGATGTGAAGCCATCTGCTCTattcttttctgtttttggtATTCTGGCTAATTTAGATTTTGCCTTGTTTGTCACGATGTCGCGCGCATTTCCCACCATTGTTTTCTCCTCATATATGGCGTTTACACTCATTCAATTGTACCATGAAGACGCGTTTGCTAATGTGTGATCGTGTATAGCGGACTAATGtctgaaaaaaatgttttttaagcaaCAAAACTTgccaaagtaatttttttcaaatagttCACATTTGATTCACATCTTCTGTGTGCGTTCATGATGCTGTTAATAAATCCGAAATGTTGATGAAGTGTCCTCCTTGACGGAGAGCGCTAAGGCCAGCTGACAGAAAAGCAAAGATAAAGGGTAGAGTCTTTCTATTCTGTTCCAATAGGCACTGTTTATTTCCATAGTTCAAGGAACGACTCACTGACTAATGCTCAAAAACTGGCGCGCTATgtgtttttacaaaatatatgCACGTCCCGTTTGACAGAGTTCAAGTGATTTTTTCAACGTCTGTTAAATTCTGTTTGCCCAGCTAAGTAAACAGTTTGTGCTGTTTCCTTTGAGGTTGATTGGGATTCTCACTTTAATCCTGCCATAGGTTGGAAACTTTAAACCAGAGCAGTTACTCAGGGTACGTTTTTTGGGGAAAATCCAAATCCGGACAGTTTCTGAAtccaaaaatggattttgcggtttttttggtgaaatccaaaaacggataaTGAATCCATAAATTCATTCTCCGGGTGACCGATTCTTCAGATCAAATCTAAACCCAgtcagggtttttttttttttttttttttttggggggggggggggtaaagaattggaaaaaaatattcttgaCGAGAGGTTTTCTGTGCAAAAATGAGACATAACAACCGTTAAGCCTAACTGTTTTGTTGACGCCATTTTCTCTCCTCGAGGACAAGAGGAGGTGCGTATTTTTTTCTCGAATGTAACGTTTATTGGAGGTGAAGAATCCATATGATCTGAGATCACAAGTCTGTTTTTTGGATTctcccaaaaaaacgcacccttaaCAAAATAGGCACCTTTAGTGAACACTTTGTGTGATAAAGCTTACATTTATTTACTATGGAGATTTTGAAAAGATAGTCTAGAAACAAAAACGATTGATGGTCCAACACAGTAGGACAGTAATTGCAACTCAGGCTTTCACTTACGATTGTTCAGGACTGCCGAAGATAAAAGAATCGGCTACCGACGTCTCTCAGCGATCCGAAAGCGAAACATGAAGTTCATTCGCCAAATCAACTTCGGTATATCTATTATTTTTCTTAGATACTACGCACGCTATGATTGGCTGATTAGCGGACCGCATTCTCCAGTCAGGCCCGCTGTCCGGCACGctaaatttcaaagaaaaatttaaaatgtgaaattaacttgtgaaactgtttgaatcttgctaGCAATTATTTCTAAAAGCCAATAAGAatacattctcgtcaccagagcctcggatcttaCTTCTGTGCCTGACCCGAGGCTATGGGAAACTCTATGttggagaacatgcgccgtagggtttttATAGCcgaaaattgattatttgaaccttacggcgcaagctcactcctcgtgctattAAACATGAATGCGCAAGtcagagacgcttttcattgttcttcacgaaaaccaatgagaagacactttgtttcagggttccccagagttcttctctccctcagtcatgcgcaaaagattagagctctggggtcgagattgataAGAATATtggtttttcggattttgacgcaTGTCAATCATTTGTGGTAGGTTAAcgttccgcttgacttcaactagtttcctttcccgagcgcctgattacctcagagatataatgtCTTACTCGTTTGCTTGGTCCGATACTGTAAGTTATGGATCCTCGTTAAtttccgttgatttatggcccaagtgAGAAATTTACTCGGTCcttaacttacagtacggagcTCGAATTCGGTTAGAGGTTTGTACGCATAGTCGGGCGTAGTCCaccatacaaaaatttggttttatcaacggagttgataatgtaaattggccaccgtacagattctaaaagctaaaagCTAACGTCCACCATAGTAaatagtaaataataataataataataataccaactttattcatccaatacaatgaaagggagagataccatAGGTTAACCTTATACGAGGGGATGTTACTGatctagagtcgattttgatgggggaggaaaaccggaatacccggagaaaagccctcggagtcagattgagatcgactgagactcaacccacatacgacctcgATGCCGGAGTTGAACCTgtgtcacagaggtgggaggtgcggttgataaccactaagccatcctgactcctgGTATATTATAAAGtgctttcactcacgtgatcggaaaccttgtttttccaccgaaacaataagaaaacgtttgcatgataacagAGCTCAATTCAAGGAGCATTAGTTAGGAACACCAGCAATAGATACAATTTGCACTTAACTTGGGTGTTGGATAAACTAGAGCTTAGACGGTTTATTTGATCAtttaattttgtgtttttgcCAACCTGTTTTAATAGGCGCGTGCCGAGTGTTCGCAAGTTACATTGCAACGTGTTGATACCCTCGTTTTGGTCCATCAGTGTCAGCATTTTGCGGAGACCGTAAAAACGGATCCACATAAGGGTTTAAATTATGCTCACGATGATTACTTATTTTTCCACTTGTGTTTTTGTATTTACTAATGCGATTATTTCTCAATCTTGAACGTCTCTCAAATAAGCTAACCGATATATCAAGAAGGCTCGTGGTGTTGCATTTTAACTCAAAAGGAACTTTTCTGAGTGACGCCGGAACATCATGATCAAGATTAACTTTGGGCGACGCGTTCGTCACTCGGTGGCGTCTCCATGGAAACAGTGGTGTTGTCCTGTGATAACGTTTTATCACTGGCACCTTTCATCTGAGTATCTTGTCCTccatttgttgttttcctgttttttctcAACGACATGCGCCATTTGCAGCTTAAGAGATGCCCATGTAATTCATTCCTTTTCTCGATGCAAGCGACAACGGAATCGATGAAACTTGACACCAATGCCAGGCCAGGGAGAAGAGTTATTATGAAAACATATCTTGAACTTTCAAAGGGAATAAAATCGCCAAACCCAACAGTAGAATAAGTTATAAAAATGGAATAGATGATGGTAACAAATGATCGATTCTGATCTGAATCCAATGAAAAGCTAATTGAGGATACAATCATCCACATTAAAATAAAACCACCGATACTGCAGCATACACTTCCCTTTTCGAGAAAATCGCAGTCTTCCTCCTTGCACTGTGGGCCGTGAAATTTGTTGTGCAATGGCCGATGTGTTGCTCGGAGGCCAAAGTTCAGTAATTTCCCTACTGACCGCAGCGCTACTACTGTCAATGGAATCCCTGGTATTGCGTAGGCAATTGCAAACAACTGACCGAAAGGAGTGACTGGTGTGAAGTTGCCATATCCTAAAATGACACAGAAAACCAAACAATATTGTTGTATTGAGTAGCTTCACAGTTTACCGGATATTTAATTTTCCGTTCGTTTTCGTTCCCACAGCGCGCAGTCAGTTCCCTTGGACAGCACCACGGCTTAAGAACTGAACACGGTTTCGCATCTCTGCACTGAATATCTCGATTCAGGGCCTGCGCTCTCCCCTCAGTTTTGCCACTAAATGAATTACTTCGCGTTGAAATCGCTAACGcttaattcttatttttttagtgGTAATCATTATAATAGAAGATAAAAAAACTACATCTGCTGTCGGAAAGTGC
This window harbors:
- the LOC138041987 gene encoding ectonucleotide pyrophosphatase/phosphodiesterase family member 5-like — translated: MYFTLHKMHSTTAYTLCSFLFSLIPASRGIKEPQTVILVSMDGMPWNLIGGTFAETPNLDNVAKNGVKAKYLRTVVPSKTWPTHQSFLTGLYPESHGIVSNRFWDPVYEETFILEYDCTTFDPKFYNDSEPIWLTLQRSKTNKGRSGVYFWPGFGGYSEKPSFYRKPVCKLNCSAVDPKKLSNLRNTTRSSYPPYDHCYPDFFNDNESYPRRVDRVISWLKSKDPPRFVALYIDAPDWKGHSDGALSKAYKDSIEKVDKDAVGYLLDQLEREKFIDKVNLIFVSDHSMVNISSDRVVLLDKYIDPSTYRLIESGPIGQIWPNEGKLDEIYTNLTMPKSHKHLQVYKKAEIPQEYHWKHNRRIPPIFVEPDVGWTVTTSNATVPPGEWVRGTHGWPPQKAKTYSILFAQGPAFKVGYEIEPFSILDLYPMMCDLLGIEPRPHNGTMKIVQKTYKDDRSARAGQQSLIAWSPRLLVVAISVFVSMAL
- the LOC138041949 gene encoding TWiK family of potassium channels protein 18-like translates to MKCKTILWRLVWFSIYVLIGAVIFMHLENNDDLAGIASENSLTDQLMRALNISRENITAVIKDYCQGFCACREKKKSWSFLNSIDFVLQLLTTIGYGNFTPVTPFGQLFAIAYAIPGIPLTVVALRSVGKLLNFGLRATHRPLHNKFHGPQCKEEDCDFLEKGSVCCSIGGFILMWMIVSSISFSLDSDQNRSFVTIIYSIFITYSTVGFGDFIPFESSRYVFIITLLPGLALVSSFIDSVVACIEKRNELHGHLLSCKWRMSLRKNRKTTNGGQDTQMKGASDKTLSQDNTTVSMETPPSDERVAQS